From Pagrus major chromosome 2, Pma_NU_1.0, one genomic window encodes:
- the LOC141014277 gene encoding vacuolar protein sorting-associated protein 26B-like, giving the protein MSFFSFGQSAEIDVVLNDAETRKKAEHKTEDGKKDKYFLFYDGETVSGKVNVTLKNPGKRLEHQGIKIEFVGQIELYYDRGNHHEFVSLVKDLARPGEITQSQTFDFEFTHVEKPYESYTGQNVKLRYFLRATVIRRLNDISKEMDIVVHTLSTYPELNSSIKMEVGIEDCLHIEFEYNKSKYHLKDVIVGKIYFLLVRIKIKHMEIDIIKRETTGTGPSVYHENDTIAKYEIMDGAPVRGESIPIRLFLAGYDLTPTMRDINKKFSVRYYLNLVLIDEEERRYFKQQEITLWRKGDVVRKSMSHQAAIASQRFEGSAASESALEQAAKEESG; this is encoded by the exons ATGAGTTTCTTCAGTTTCGGACAAAGTGCAGAAATTGATGTGGTCCTGAATGACGCTGAGACGAGGAAGAAGGCTGAACACAAGACTGAGGATGGGaagaaagataaatattttcttttctacgATGGCGAGACTGTCAGTGGGAAGGTGAATGTGACACTGAAGAACCCAGGGAAGAGGCTGGAGCACCAGGGCATCAAAATTGAGTTTGTTGGCCAAATAG agCTGTATTACGACAGAGGAAACCACCATGAGTTTGTGTCCCTGGTGAAAGATCTCGCAAGGCCGGGCGAAATAACTCAGTCACAGACCTTTGACTTTGAGTTCACTCATGTTGAAAAACCGTACGAGTCGTACACAGGCCAGAATGTCAAGCTAAG ATATTTTCTTCGTGCCACGGTGATCAGAAGACTAAATGACATCAGTAAAGAGATGGACATTGTTGTCCACACGTTGAGCACTTACCCTGAACTCAACTCCTCCATTAAAATGGAAGTTGGAATTGAGGATTGTCTCCACATTGAGTTCGAGTACAACAAATCCAA gTACCATCTGAAAGATGTGATTGTGGGGAAAATCTATTTCCTGCTGGTGAGGATTAAGATTAAGCACATGGAGATTGACATCATCAAACGTGAGACAACGGGCACCGGCCCGAGTGTGTACCATGAAAATGACACTATCGCCAAGTACGAGATCATGGACGGAGCTCCAGTCAGGG gCGAGTCCATTCCCATCCGGTTATTTCTGGCCGGTTATGATCTGACTCCCACCATGCGAGACATCAACAAGAAGTTCTCTGTGCGCTACTACCTGAACCTGGTGCTGATCGACGAGGAGGAGAGACGCTATTTCAAACAACAG GAAATCACACTGTGGAGGAAAGGCGACGTGGTGAGGAAGAGCATGTCCCATCAGGCCGCCATCGCCTCTCAGAGGTTCGAGGGCTCGGCGGCTTCGGAGAGCGCGCTGGAGCAGGCTGCGAAGGAGGAGAGCGGGTAG
- the thyn1 gene encoding thymocyte nuclear protein 1, with protein MPPKKRARVSKSAANSGKDDDGEAVSSAKVTAGGKRKATGATKESSESAEPPQHSRWLMKSEPESRFENGIDMKFGIEDLKALPDQTDCWDGVRNYQARNFMRVMKEGQLAFFYHSNCKEPGVAGVMKIVKEAYVDHTQFDKKDVHFDPSSKPNNPKWSMVDVQYQRMMKRFIPLSELKKYHLQHRSKGGPLKDMALFTRARLSVQPLTDEEFDFVLSLEDKEPL; from the exons ATGCCACCAAAGAAAAGAGCCAGAGTGAGTAAGAGCGCTGCTAATTCAG GCAAAGATGATGACGGTGAAGCAGTCTCCTCTGCAAAAGTAACAGCTGGCGGTAAAAGGAAAGCGACAGGAGCAACTAAGGAGAGCTCGGAGTCAGCTGAACCTCCACAGCACAGTCGCTGGCTGATGAAGTCTGAGCCGGAGAGTCGCTTTGAGAACGGCATCGATATGAAG TTCGGGATCGAGGATCTGAAGGCTCTGCCTGATCAGACGGACTGCTGGGATGGTGTCCGCAATTATCAG GCGCGCAATTTTATGAGGGTGATGAAAGAAGGGCAGTTGGCTTTCTTTTACCACAGCAACTGCAAGGAACCGGGTGTAGCAGGAGTTATGAAA ATCGTGAAGGAAGCGTACGTGGACCACACTCAGTTTGATAAGAAGGATGTCCATTTCGATCCAAGCAGTAAACCAAACAACCCTAAGTGGAGCATG gTGGACGTCCAGTATCAGAGGATGATGAAGCGTTTTATTCCTTTGTCCGAGCTGAAAAAGTACCACCTGCAGCATCGCTCCAAAGGAGGACCTCTGAAGGACATGGCGCTTTTTACAAGGGCCAGACTTTCTGTGCAACCCTTAACAGATG AGGAGTTTGACTTTGTCCTCAGTTTGGAGGATAAAGAGCCTTTGTGA
- the acad8 gene encoding isobutyryl-CoA dehydrogenase, mitochondrial, with protein sequence MAAVGPLGRIARFGSSICRNHHLIFNRSPQRRGIASCIDPAHGLTDEQKEFQKVAFDFAANEMAPHMAEWDQKEMFPVETMRKAAELGFGGIYVQPDVGGSGLSRLDTSVIFEALSTGCVSTTAYISIHNMCAWMIDTFGNIEQREKFCPILCSMEKFASYCLTEPGSGSDAASLLTTAQLKGDHYILNGSKAFISGGGDTDVYVVMCRTGGKGPKGISCLVVEKGTPGLSFGKKEKKVGWNSQPTRAVIFEDCAVPVTNRLGAEGQGFSIAMKGLNGGRINIASCSLGAAHACVQLARDHLLVRKQFGETLSNNQFLQFKLAEMATRLVASRLLVREAATALQENRSDAVSLCSMAKLFATDECFDICNQALQMHGGYGYLKDYAVQQFVRDIRVHQILEGTNEVMRMIISRNLLTES encoded by the exons ATGGCGGCGGTCGGACCTTTAGGAAGAATAGCCAGATTTGGCTCCAGCATCTGCAGGAACCAtcatttaatttttaacagAAGCCCACAGAGACGAGGGATAGCTTCATGTATCGACC CTGCTCACGGACTCACAGATGAACAGAAGGAGTTTCAAAAAGTGGCCTTTGACTTTGCCGCCAatgaaatggctccacacaTGGCAGAGTGGGACCAAAAG GAAATGTTTCCTGTAGAGACGATGCGTAAGGCAGCCGAGTTGGGGTTCGGTGGGATTTATGTTCAGCCGGATGTCGGAGGGTCGGGTCTTTCTCGGCTGGACACATCGGTCATCTTTGAGGCCTTGTCCACGGGATGTGTGAGCACCACAGCTTACATCAGCATCCACAA CATGTGTGCCTGGATGATCGACACCTTTGGTAATAttgagcagagagagaagttCTGTCCCATCCTCTGTTCGATGGAAAAGTTTGCTTCCTATTGTCTCACTGAACCAG GCAGCGGCAGTGATGCTGCTTCACTTCTGACCACTGCACAGCTGAAAGGCGACCATTACATCTTGAATGGTTCAAAG GCCTTCATCAGCGGAGGAGGAGACACCGACGTCTATGTTGTTATGTGCAGAACTGGGGGAAAAGGCCCAAAAGGCATCTCCTGTTTGGTGGTGGAGAAGGGAACCCCAGGCCTCAGTTTTGgcaagaaggaaaagaag GTGGGTTGGAACTCTCAGCCGACCAGAGCGGTGATATTTGAGGATTGTGCCGTTCCAGTGACCAATCGTCTCGGTGCAGAAGGACAAGGATTCAGTATCGCCATGAAGGGCCTGAACGGAGGCAGAATTAATATTG CATCCTGTTCTCTTGGGGCGGCCCATGCCTGTGTACAACTAGCGAGGGACCATCTGTTGGTGCGAAAGCAGTTTGGAGAGACGCTCTCCAACAACCAG TTTCTTCAGTTCAAACTGGCAGAAATGGCCACCAGGTTGGTTGCATCTCGTCTTCTGGTGCGTGAGGCGGCGACGGCACTGCAGGAGAACCGGTCTGATGCAGTTTCTCTCTGCTCCATGGCCAAGCTCTTTGCCACAGACGAGTGCTTTGAT ATCTGCAACCAGGCTCTTCAGATGCACGGGGGCTACGGTTACCTCAAAGACTACGCAGTGCAGCAGTTTGTCCGGGACATCAGAGTACATCAGATCCTAGAGG GCACAAACGAGGTGATGAGGATGATCATTTCCAGAAATCTGCTGACAGAGTCGTGA